The Acidimicrobiales bacterium genome window below encodes:
- a CDS encoding DNA-formamidopyrimidine glycosylase family protein: MPEGHTLHRLARSLNEDLAGEPLAASSPQGRFEAGAARLDGRALDRAEAYGKHLFAWWGADVLHVHLGLYGTWRRQPVPPEPPVGQVRLRLTGDRWSYDLRGPTRCDLVGPAERDAALARLGPDPLHRSADPERMWRRLSRSRAPVGAALLDQSVVAGIGNVLRAELLFLVGVHPSRPARDVNRLTFDALWAVTVAQLRRALRSGRIITVDPKEVGRPLSRLRQEEGRYVYKQEVCRRCGTPVQRWQLGARTAYACPRCQPS; encoded by the coding sequence GTGCCCGAAGGCCACACCCTCCACCGCCTGGCCCGGTCGCTGAACGAGGACCTCGCCGGCGAGCCGCTGGCCGCCTCGTCGCCCCAGGGCCGGTTCGAGGCGGGGGCGGCCCGCCTCGACGGGCGCGCCCTCGACCGGGCCGAGGCCTACGGCAAGCACCTGTTCGCCTGGTGGGGGGCGGACGTGCTCCACGTCCACCTCGGCCTCTACGGCACCTGGCGGCGCCAGCCGGTGCCGCCCGAGCCGCCCGTCGGCCAGGTGCGCCTCCGCCTCACCGGCGACCGGTGGAGCTACGACCTGAGGGGCCCGACCCGCTGCGACCTCGTCGGACCGGCCGAGCGGGACGCCGCCCTCGCCCGCCTCGGCCCCGACCCGCTCCACCGCAGCGCCGACCCGGAGCGCATGTGGCGGCGGCTGTCCCGCAGCCGTGCCCCGGTCGGCGCCGCGCTGCTCGACCAGTCGGTCGTCGCCGGCATCGGCAACGTCCTCCGGGCCGAGCTGCTGTTCCTCGTCGGCGTCCACCCGTCGCGGCCGGCGAGGGACGTGAACCGGCTGACGTTCGACGCGCTGTGGGCGGTGACCGTCGCCCAGCTCCGGCGGGCGCTCCGCAGCGGGCGGATCATCACCGTCGACCCGAAGGAGGTGGGCCGGCCGCTGTCCCGGCTGCGCCAGGAGGAGGGGCGGTACGTCTACAAGCAGGAGGTGTGCCGGCGGTGCGGCACGCCCGTGCAGCGCTGGCAGCTCGGAGCCCGGACGGCCTACGCCTGCCCGCGCTGCCAGCCGTCCTAG